A region from the Vicia villosa cultivar HV-30 ecotype Madison, WI linkage group LG3, Vvil1.0, whole genome shotgun sequence genome encodes:
- the LOC131662547 gene encoding probable serine/threonine-protein kinase PBL2, whose amino-acid sequence MGSSCTKPVAHVSSSNISGSKKPQSRTNPYSNSSLQTREQNVDPSISSKLKSFSLIDLKEATKNFRRENLIGEGGFGRIFKGWIDENTYIPTKPGSGIVVAIKNLKPESFQGHKEWLAEVNYLGQLHHENLVKLIGYCLQGKNRLLVYEFMQKGSLENHLFRKNVQPIAWLTRVNISVGVAKGLAFLHSLNANVIFRDLKASNILLDSDFNAKLSDFGLARDGPTGDNTHVSTRVIGTQGYAAPEYVATGHLTPRSDVYSFGVVLLELLTGKCAVEDARPGLSEETLVDWAMPFLNDSRRVLRIMDTRLGGQYSKKGAQAAAALALQCLNSDPKFRPPMVDVVATLEGLQSSNTFQRTPKYATKHSSHSLT is encoded by the exons ATGGGAAGTTCTTGTACAAAACCAGTTGCTCACGTTTCTTCCTCAAATATTTCTG GAAGTAAGAAGCCTCAAAGCAGGACAAATCCGTATTCAAATTCTTCTTTGCAAACTAGGGAGCAAAATGTTGATCCATCAATATCCAGTAAGCTTAAGTCATTCAGCTTGATTGATCTGAAGGAGGCTACTAAGAATTTCCGGCGAGAGAATTTAATCGGAGAGGGAGGGTTTGGGCGTATCTTCAAGGGATGGATTGATGAAAACACGTATATTCCAACAAAACCAGGGAGTGGAATTGTGGTGGCCATTAAGAATCTCAAGCCAGAAAGCTTTCAAGGTCACAAGGAATGGCTG GCAGAAGTTAATTATCTAGGGCAGCTTCACCATGAAAATCTTGTGAAACTCATTGGTTATTGCTTGCAAGGAAAAAACAGGCTTCTAGTTTATGAGTTTATGCAAAAAGGAAGTTTGGAAAATCATTTATTCAGAA AAAATGTTCAACCTATTGCGTGGCTAACGCGTGTCAACATTTCTGTTGGTGTTGCAAAAGGATTAGCATTCTTACATTCCTTAAATGCAAATGTTATCTTTCGTGATTTAAAGGCGTCCAATATCCTACTTGATTCA GATTTCAATGCAAAGCTTTCGGATTTCGGTTTGGCAAGAGATGGTCCTACAGGAGATAATACTCATGTTTCAACTAGAGTTATTGGAACTCAAGGTTATGCTGCTCCAGAGTATGTTGCTACAG GTCATTTGACACCAAGGAGTGATGTATACAGCTTCGGTGTTGTTTTGTTAGAGTTACTAACAGGAAAGTGTGCTGTAGAAGACGCGAGACCTGGACTTTCTGAAGAAACTCTGGTGGATTGGGCAATGCCTTTCTTAAATGATAGCAGAAGAGTTTTGAGAATCATGGACACAAGATTAGGTGGTCAGTACTCAAAGAAAGGAGCACAAGCTGCAGCTGCACTTGCATTACAATGTTTAAACTCAGATCCTAAATTTAGACCACCTATGGTAGATGTTGTTGCAACATTGGAAGGACTTCAATCATCAAATACATTCCAAAGGACACCAAAATATGCAACCAAACACTCTTCTCATTCCCTAACGTAA